One Persicobacter psychrovividus DNA window includes the following coding sequences:
- a CDS encoding UDP-N-acetylmuramoyl-tripeptide--D-alanyl-D-alanine ligase encodes MNIDQIYGKYKECLGVNTDTRKVNEGQMFFALRGANFNANEFALQAVEQGAKYAVVDQQQYAIDDRFILVEDSLKCLQALARHHRDQFNIPVIGITGSNGKTTTKELVHAVLAKKYRVYATKGNFNNHIGVPLTILAWPEDLEMAVVEMGANKVGDIDELCQIANPNFGLITNIGKAHIGGFGSFENIIRAKSELYHYLLTHEGKAFINSLNPIFTNMARRFQEPMMYPQRGDSVQVDFVEADPFVTYKAENGETVVSSLIGQYNFENIAAALAIGKRFNVLPEVANEAIREYVPSNNRSQIIEKTKLTIILDAYNANPSSMEVALKNLEQMEKSPKTVILGDMYELGDEQGQAHREIGEQCAKYGFNAIFVGELMRSAKSAYPSAIYCQDKAAVVQYLKEAPVAEGLLLIKASRGMGLESLLELL; translated from the coding sequence ATGAATATAGATCAAATTTACGGCAAATATAAGGAATGTTTGGGTGTCAATACGGATACCCGAAAAGTAAATGAAGGCCAAATGTTCTTTGCACTCCGAGGCGCTAACTTTAATGCCAACGAGTTTGCTTTACAGGCTGTTGAACAGGGGGCGAAATATGCGGTGGTCGATCAGCAACAATACGCAATCGACGATCGGTTTATTCTGGTGGAAGATTCGCTGAAGTGCTTACAGGCCCTGGCAAGACACCATCGTGATCAGTTTAACATACCTGTGATTGGCATTACGGGCTCCAATGGAAAAACAACCACCAAGGAGTTGGTGCATGCGGTGTTGGCGAAAAAGTACCGTGTTTATGCGACCAAAGGGAATTTCAATAATCATATCGGTGTGCCCTTGACTATTCTGGCCTGGCCCGAGGATTTGGAAATGGCCGTTGTCGAGATGGGCGCAAATAAAGTGGGCGACATCGATGAATTGTGCCAGATAGCGAACCCTAATTTTGGACTGATCACCAATATCGGCAAGGCACATATAGGTGGTTTTGGCAGTTTTGAGAATATTATCCGTGCCAAAAGTGAATTATATCATTACCTGCTGACCCATGAGGGGAAAGCGTTCATCAACTCCCTGAACCCGATTTTCACCAATATGGCAAGGCGTTTTCAGGAGCCGATGATGTACCCACAGCGGGGCGACAGTGTTCAGGTCGATTTCGTGGAGGCTGATCCGTTTGTTACCTATAAAGCAGAGAATGGCGAAACGGTTGTCAGTAGTTTGATCGGTCAGTATAACTTTGAGAACATTGCTGCTGCCCTCGCTATCGGAAAGCGATTCAATGTTTTGCCTGAGGTGGCGAACGAGGCAATTCGTGAATATGTGCCATCGAACAACCGTTCACAGATCATTGAGAAAACGAAACTGACGATCATTCTTGATGCTTATAATGCCAACCCAAGCTCTATGGAAGTGGCTTTGAAAAACCTGGAGCAGATGGAGAAAAGCCCTAAAACGGTGATTTTAGGCGATATGTATGAGTTGGGCGATGAACAGGGACAAGCGCATCGGGAAATTGGAGAGCAGTGCGCGAAGTATGGCTTCAACGCTATTTTTGTGGGTGAACTGATGCGGAGTGCCAAGTCCGCATATCCTTCGGCTATATACTGTCAGGATAAGGCTGCAGTGGTGCAGTACCTAAAGGAGGCGCCCGTTGCTGAAGGTTTATTGCTGATTAAAGCATCACGGGGTATGGGGCTGGAAAGCTTATTGGAATTGCTTTAA
- a CDS encoding ABC-F family ATP-binding cassette domain-containing protein, which translates to MLAINNLTYYISGRPIYFEASLHIKPKNKIALIGANGAGKSTLLRIIAGEYTPDEGDITKSKETTLGYLNQDLLSFQSDDSILNIAMSAFEEALKLQADMEALIQKMETDYKEEMVEQLASMQERFETLGGYSLKSKAEEILEGIGFKTFELTKPLSQFSGGWRMRVMLAKLLLEKPSLLMLDEPTNHLDLPSIQWVENYLKSYDGAVIVVSHDQQFLNNCTDITVEVSQGKLNLYPGNYDFYKKEKVARTEIQRNAYENQQQKIKETERFIERFRSKATKARQVQSRVKELERMEMVDEVQEEKAKVNMRFTFNQPSGRFVATFDKVDKAYSPELEILKAASGTVEKGDKIALVGANGKGKSTLLRILMGTEPIQQGAASLGHNTIPSFFAQHQLESLTLENDLIEELKQTGTSLTETELRSLLGAFLFNGDDVFKNIKVLSGGEKSRVALAKVLISEANFLLLDEPTNHLDIQSVNVLAQALQNYEGSLLLVSHDRNFIEQVANKIWYIEEGQIKEYPGTLAEYNHWVEKQQAEQTDNASLSTEAVQETVVSKKQEYSQSERKNIQRELRKAQKELEKVEQKCMNLEEKKEEIEMQLGDPALYNDAQKVVEVTQALETVKADLNKANELWEQYATAVSDLEEKL; encoded by the coding sequence ATGCTTGCAATAAATAATCTTACCTATTACATCAGTGGTCGCCCGATCTATTTTGAGGCTTCATTACATATCAAACCAAAAAATAAAATCGCCCTGATTGGTGCCAACGGCGCAGGAAAATCGACCCTTTTGCGCATCATTGCTGGAGAATACACCCCCGATGAAGGTGATATTACCAAAAGCAAAGAAACTACTTTAGGCTACCTGAATCAGGATTTGTTATCCTTTCAGTCTGATGACAGTATTTTGAATATCGCCATGAGTGCTTTTGAGGAGGCGCTCAAATTACAGGCAGATATGGAAGCGCTGATTCAGAAGATGGAAACCGACTATAAGGAAGAGATGGTCGAGCAACTCGCAAGCATGCAGGAGCGCTTCGAAACGCTTGGGGGTTACAGCCTGAAATCTAAAGCGGAGGAAATTCTTGAAGGGATTGGCTTCAAAACTTTTGAACTGACCAAGCCATTGAGTCAGTTTTCGGGGGGATGGCGTATGCGGGTAATGCTGGCCAAATTACTCCTGGAAAAACCTTCCCTACTGATGCTCGATGAGCCTACCAACCACCTGGATTTACCTTCCATTCAATGGGTGGAAAATTACCTTAAATCCTATGATGGCGCGGTGATTGTCGTTTCTCACGATCAGCAATTCCTTAATAACTGCACCGATATTACGGTGGAAGTTTCCCAAGGAAAGCTGAACCTCTATCCTGGTAATTATGATTTCTATAAAAAGGAAAAGGTTGCCCGAACGGAGATTCAACGTAATGCTTATGAAAATCAGCAACAAAAAATAAAAGAAACGGAACGGTTCATTGAACGATTCCGCTCCAAAGCAACCAAAGCTCGACAGGTACAATCAAGGGTAAAAGAACTTGAGCGTATGGAAATGGTCGATGAGGTGCAGGAAGAAAAGGCCAAAGTGAATATGCGCTTTACCTTCAACCAACCTTCAGGTCGTTTTGTAGCGACTTTCGATAAGGTGGACAAGGCCTATTCTCCTGAGTTGGAGATTCTGAAGGCGGCTTCGGGAACCGTTGAAAAAGGGGACAAAATTGCTTTGGTGGGTGCCAATGGCAAAGGAAAATCGACCCTGTTGCGTATTTTAATGGGCACTGAACCAATTCAACAGGGAGCCGCAAGCCTTGGGCACAACACCATACCGTCATTCTTTGCTCAGCACCAATTGGAGTCGTTGACCCTGGAAAACGACCTGATTGAAGAGCTCAAGCAAACGGGAACTTCCTTAACAGAAACGGAACTCAGAAGTCTGCTCGGTGCTTTCCTTTTTAATGGTGATGATGTTTTCAAAAATATTAAAGTCCTCTCTGGGGGAGAAAAATCACGGGTTGCGCTGGCGAAAGTACTGATTTCTGAAGCCAACTTTCTTTTGCTCGATGAGCCTACCAACCACCTCGACATTCAGTCGGTGAATGTACTGGCACAGGCACTTCAGAATTATGAAGGCTCGTTGTTGCTTGTATCTCACGACAGGAACTTCATCGAACAGGTTGCCAACAAGATTTGGTACATCGAAGAAGGACAGATTAAAGAATATCCTGGTACCCTTGCCGAATACAACCATTGGGTAGAAAAACAGCAGGCCGAACAAACGGATAATGCTTCCTTGTCCACTGAAGCGGTTCAGGAAACGGTGGTGAGTAAAAAACAGGAGTACTCCCAATCGGAGCGCAAGAATATTCAGCGAGAATTACGCAAAGCACAAAAAGAACTCGAAAAGGTGGAGCAGAAATGCATGAACCTGGAGGAGAAAAAAGAAGAAATAGAAATGCAATTGGGCGATCCCGCTTTATATAATGATGCCCAAAAAGTGGTGGAAGTTACTCAGGCACTGGAAACGGTGAAAGCGGATTTGAACAAAGCCAACGAGCTATGGGAACAGTATGCCACGGCCGTATCAGACCTCGAGGAAAAACTCTAA
- the ychF gene encoding redox-regulated ATPase YchF, with the protein MALQCGIVGLPNVGKSTLFNALANNKAEAANFPFCTIEPNVGVISVPDPRLGELEALVNPQRVMPTSMEFVDIAGLVKGASRGEGLGNKFLANIREVDAIAHVVRCFEDENIVHVDGRVDPMADKGVIDAELQLKDLESIEKRMQRLVKIAKTGDAAAKKELAVLEKYTSALENGENARSVEVAPEELEFVEHLNLLTIKPVIYVANVDEDSIHTGNKFVDQLREGVKDENAMVVVVSAAIESQIAEIEDLEERDLFLEEYGLKESGLARLIRAAYELLNLITYFTAGVQEVRAWTIEKGWKAPQAAGVIHTDFERGFIKAEVIKLEDYKNFKTEAGCRENGKIAIEGKEYVVKDGDIMHFRFNV; encoded by the coding sequence ATGGCACTTCAATGTGGTATCGTAGGTTTGCCTAATGTGGGTAAATCAACACTTTTTAATGCTTTGGCAAACAATAAAGCTGAGGCAGCAAACTTTCCTTTTTGTACAATTGAGCCAAACGTAGGGGTGATTTCTGTTCCAGATCCTCGTTTGGGTGAGTTGGAGGCTTTGGTGAATCCACAGCGTGTAATGCCAACATCAATGGAATTTGTTGATATTGCGGGCTTGGTAAAAGGCGCAAGTAGAGGCGAAGGACTGGGAAACAAATTCTTGGCAAACATCAGAGAGGTAGACGCGATTGCCCATGTGGTGCGTTGTTTTGAAGATGAAAATATCGTTCACGTTGACGGTCGTGTTGATCCGATGGCGGATAAAGGGGTGATTGATGCTGAACTTCAGCTGAAAGACCTGGAATCTATCGAGAAGCGCATGCAGCGTTTGGTGAAAATTGCCAAAACAGGTGATGCGGCAGCTAAAAAAGAGTTGGCAGTATTGGAAAAATATACGTCAGCACTGGAGAATGGTGAAAATGCACGCTCTGTAGAGGTGGCACCTGAGGAACTCGAATTTGTGGAACACCTGAATTTATTGACGATCAAGCCTGTAATTTATGTGGCAAACGTTGATGAGGACAGCATTCATACAGGAAACAAATTTGTAGATCAGTTACGTGAAGGCGTAAAGGATGAAAATGCAATGGTGGTTGTGGTTTCTGCAGCTATCGAATCGCAAATTGCGGAAATTGAAGATCTTGAAGAGCGTGACCTTTTCCTTGAAGAATACGGATTGAAAGAATCTGGTTTGGCAAGATTGATTCGCGCTGCTTATGAGCTTTTGAACCTGATTACCTACTTTACAGCAGGAGTGCAGGAAGTTCGTGCATGGACGATCGAAAAAGGATGGAAAGCACCACAGGCTGCTGGGGTGATTCATACTGATTTTGAAAGAGGTTTTATCAAGGCTGAAGTGATTAAGTTGGAGGATTACAAGAACTTCAAGACTGAAGCGGGCTGCCGAGAAAATGGTAAAATTGCAATAGAAGGAAAAGAGTATGTCGTGAAAGATGGCGACATTATGCATTTCCGATTTAATGTTTAA
- a CDS encoding DUF4301 family protein, protein MPTIETTRFTEEELAQFENRGISTEEVERQLINFQEGFPFMEILKAATLGDGIMQLSEEEVNKLVADFDKNIATVNVSKFIPASGAATRMFKNLFGYKDQYRDYSPSAADVIEDANVTPTHSFFEHIEQFAFYDSLKAALKEDGIDLDIAAKRHHVSVLDKLLGKGGMNYGTLPKGLLKFHTYSDHVATPVEEHLKEGAAYAQQQSGLVQLHFTVSPQHLKAFKSHVAEVQSKYEAKFGVKYEISYSIQKPSTDTIAVTNDNKPFVEEGTVLFRPGGHGALIENLNDIDAEVIFIKNIDNVVNDRVAGDTITYKKVLASVAMKTQEQIFAYLKQLDEPALLTANDIEEIANFVQQTLCVVPSQKNPSRESKIDWLKSKLNRPIRACGMVKNEGEPGGGPFWAVNNDQTISLQIVESSQINLQSLEKLEIVNHATHFNPVDLVCLVKDYQGNKFDLKKYVDPKTGFITLKSRNGQEIKAQELPGLWNGAMSDWNTIFIEVPIMTFNPVKTVNDLLRDNHQ, encoded by the coding sequence ATGCCAACAATCGAGACGACAAGATTCACAGAAGAAGAATTAGCTCAGTTTGAAAATAGAGGAATTTCTACTGAAGAAGTTGAAAGACAACTGATCAACTTTCAGGAAGGATTCCCATTTATGGAAATACTCAAAGCGGCTACTTTGGGTGACGGAATTATGCAACTCAGCGAAGAAGAAGTGAACAAGCTGGTTGCTGATTTTGACAAAAACATCGCAACGGTTAATGTTTCCAAATTCATTCCCGCTTCTGGGGCCGCAACGCGTATGTTTAAAAACTTGTTTGGCTATAAAGATCAATACCGTGATTACTCCCCTTCAGCGGCAGATGTAATCGAGGACGCCAATGTTACGCCTACACATTCATTCTTTGAGCATATTGAGCAATTCGCTTTCTATGACAGCCTCAAGGCGGCACTTAAAGAAGACGGCATTGATCTTGATATTGCGGCAAAACGCCACCATGTTTCAGTACTTGATAAACTACTGGGTAAAGGCGGCATGAACTACGGCACATTGCCGAAAGGCCTTTTGAAATTTCATACCTACAGCGACCACGTTGCTACCCCTGTTGAAGAACACCTGAAAGAAGGTGCTGCTTATGCACAGCAACAATCTGGGCTGGTACAGTTGCACTTTACCGTTTCTCCACAGCATCTTAAGGCTTTCAAGTCGCATGTAGCGGAAGTGCAGTCGAAGTACGAAGCGAAGTTTGGGGTAAAATATGAAATCTCTTACTCTATTCAGAAGCCTTCTACCGACACCATTGCGGTAACCAATGACAACAAACCATTTGTAGAAGAGGGTACTGTACTGTTTCGTCCTGGAGGGCATGGTGCACTGATCGAAAACCTGAACGATATTGATGCGGAAGTCATCTTCATCAAAAATATCGACAATGTGGTCAATGATCGTGTTGCTGGAGATACCATCACTTATAAAAAAGTATTGGCAAGTGTTGCCATGAAAACACAGGAGCAGATTTTTGCCTACCTGAAACAATTGGATGAGCCTGCACTACTGACTGCCAACGATATTGAAGAGATTGCCAACTTTGTGCAGCAAACCCTTTGCGTTGTGCCTTCTCAGAAAAACCCTTCTCGGGAATCAAAAATTGACTGGTTGAAATCAAAGCTTAACCGACCAATCAGGGCCTGTGGAATGGTGAAAAATGAAGGAGAACCTGGTGGTGGGCCATTTTGGGCAGTGAACAACGATCAAACCATCTCTTTGCAAATTGTGGAATCTTCACAGATCAACTTGCAAAGCCTTGAAAAACTGGAGATCGTCAATCATGCAACCCACTTCAACCCTGTTGATTTGGTTTGTTTGGTAAAAGATTACCAGGGAAATAAATTTGATTTGAAAAAATATGTCGATCCTAAAACAGGCTTCATTACGCTGAAATCAAGAAATGGGCAGGAGATCAAAGCTCAGGAACTTCCTGGACTTTGGAACGGCGCCATGTCGGACTGGAACACGATTTTCATTGAAGTACCGATCATGACATTCAACCCCGTAAAAACAGTGAATGATCTGCTAAGAGACAATCACCAATAA
- a CDS encoding Dabb family protein, giving the protein MITHVVMFQLKEEANGLSKAENAKKMKTLLEGLVEKVESLQAMEVGINFNDSPAAFDVVLTSRHEDREGLKKYADHPAHLEVLSFILSVIADRKVVDFES; this is encoded by the coding sequence ATGATTACACACGTTGTAATGTTTCAGCTGAAAGAGGAAGCCAATGGGCTTTCTAAAGCTGAAAACGCAAAGAAAATGAAAACGCTCCTTGAGGGGCTGGTCGAAAAGGTAGAATCACTTCAGGCGATGGAAGTCGGCATTAATTTTAACGATTCACCTGCTGCATTTGATGTGGTACTTACTTCCCGACACGAAGACCGTGAAGGATTGAAAAAATATGCTGACCACCCTGCGCATTTGGAGGTGTTGTCTTTTATTCTTTCCGTAATTGCAGACCGAAAGGTCGTAGATTTTGAATCATAA
- a CDS encoding T9SS type A sorting domain-containing protein produces the protein MPTKLLNILLIFFLLIAHSGIAQPRFKYSNAIPVVSDHPLKMPWAGGLNSPQVSNFDFNGDQQADLFIYDKNNQQAKAFLCQDDQYIPCPECLLDFPEALNGWVLLRDYNGDGLPDIFTKQQFGISVYENIGQGDQWEFQLVADPLASTAPSGREQNLQCSSTDIPAIQDIDGDGDLDILVYNFAMGGFVRSHINRSMENDGTMGLNFALDNLAWGEFEECDCQHYAFENEGCGASSYRIEHVGGKSLTLLDLNDDGLLDLLAGHEQCPELYFLPNTGTAANALFRSFEAPYQQVSYPYFPVAYTVATEGRTSPSLLVGSNYNENDNFGVDFKNTLWKLDLVDGEYQLKTNNYLQGEMIDVGAYASAITIDLNDDQKNDLLVAGQGKMVDGKSYFDLQYFENNGNNQQASLTQKPTTMLNTDQLDGAFPKLQSFDLNQDGKADILLSMANPDLRFRTLYVALATENGFTAFQPMSNNLSSFTQLRFHDQIHFFSKEGKTFAIMARKEGRLELWAPEISDYRIDFSLITDRYLSIEDNYTQANPSVFYVNDPQGDYLLKTDFSQQLTVITDLDTEPTFTTNTWQLTDSDTPKSFRLGDENHINIGFFTPNSPHVLVGQKSGGILLLENAEPSSNVSWSTAAYPNPLKAGQQLTVKSSLNSEVAIFNMLGQRIGVATKLQANESQKIPFPRKQGILLLQFKSSQGIRTQKIVIE, from the coding sequence ATGCCCACAAAACTACTCAATATCCTCTTAATATTTTTTTTATTGATCGCTCACAGCGGCATCGCTCAGCCACGCTTCAAATATAGCAACGCCATTCCTGTGGTCAGTGACCACCCCTTAAAGATGCCCTGGGCTGGCGGGCTCAACAGTCCTCAGGTCAGTAATTTTGATTTTAATGGAGACCAGCAAGCGGACCTGTTCATTTACGACAAAAACAACCAGCAAGCCAAGGCATTTCTGTGCCAGGATGATCAGTACATTCCCTGCCCCGAGTGTCTTTTAGACTTTCCAGAAGCACTCAATGGCTGGGTACTTCTTCGGGATTATAACGGAGATGGCCTACCCGACATTTTCACCAAGCAGCAATTTGGAATTTCTGTTTATGAAAATATTGGCCAGGGCGATCAATGGGAATTTCAGTTGGTGGCAGACCCATTAGCCTCCACGGCTCCCTCTGGCCGAGAACAAAACCTTCAGTGCTCCTCTACCGATATTCCCGCCATTCAGGATATTGACGGTGATGGCGATCTGGACATCCTTGTTTATAATTTTGCAATGGGTGGATTTGTGCGTTCACATATCAACCGATCCATGGAAAACGATGGAACAATGGGACTGAATTTTGCGCTCGATAATTTAGCCTGGGGCGAGTTTGAAGAATGTGACTGCCAGCACTATGCCTTTGAAAATGAAGGTTGCGGCGCCTCAAGCTATCGCATTGAGCATGTTGGCGGAAAAAGTCTTACCCTCCTTGATCTTAACGACGATGGCTTGCTGGACCTACTCGCAGGCCATGAGCAATGCCCAGAATTATACTTTCTTCCAAACACAGGCACGGCTGCCAATGCGCTTTTCAGGAGTTTTGAAGCCCCTTATCAACAGGTGAGCTATCCGTATTTCCCTGTGGCCTATACGGTGGCTACTGAAGGCCGCACGAGTCCTTCCCTACTTGTAGGATCGAACTATAATGAAAACGATAACTTCGGCGTAGACTTTAAAAACACCCTTTGGAAATTAGACCTTGTCGATGGGGAATATCAACTTAAAACCAACAATTATCTGCAAGGGGAAATGATCGACGTTGGGGCATATGCCTCAGCGATTACCATTGATTTAAATGACGATCAAAAAAATGACCTGCTCGTTGCTGGGCAAGGAAAAATGGTGGACGGTAAAAGTTATTTTGACCTTCAGTATTTTGAAAATAATGGCAACAATCAGCAGGCATCGCTTACCCAAAAACCGACAACAATGCTGAATACCGATCAGCTTGATGGTGCCTTTCCAAAGTTGCAATCTTTTGACCTCAACCAAGACGGAAAAGCTGACATTCTTTTAAGCATGGCCAATCCAGATTTACGGTTCAGAACCCTGTATGTCGCCCTGGCTACCGAAAATGGTTTTACCGCATTTCAGCCCATGAGCAATAACCTGAGCAGCTTTACGCAGCTTCGGTTTCACGACCAAATTCATTTTTTCAGCAAAGAAGGAAAAACTTTTGCTATTATGGCCAGAAAAGAAGGTCGACTGGAACTGTGGGCGCCTGAAATTTCCGATTACCGCATCGACTTTTCACTGATCACGGATCGCTATCTATCCATCGAAGATAATTACACACAGGCCAACCCTTCGGTGTTTTATGTCAATGATCCACAAGGTGACTACCTGCTCAAAACAGACTTTTCACAACAGCTGACGGTCATTACTGATTTGGATACTGAGCCGACTTTTACCACCAACACCTGGCAACTAACCGACTCAGATACTCCAAAAAGTTTCAGATTAGGAGATGAAAACCATATCAATATTGGTTTTTTCACCCCCAACTCCCCACATGTACTTGTCGGACAAAAAAGTGGTGGCATTTTATTACTTGAAAATGCGGAACCTTCTTCCAACGTCTCGTGGTCTACGGCTGCTTATCCCAACCCCCTGAAGGCGGGCCAACAATTAACTGTAAAAAGTTCGCTGAATTCCGAAGTGGCCATATTCAACATGCTCGGGCAGCGTATAGGAGTAGCAACTAAGTTACAGGCCAACGAAAGTCAAAAAATACCTTTCCCCAGAAAACAGGGAATCTTGCTTCTGCAGTTTAAATCCAGTCAAGGAATTCGGACCCAAAAAATCGTTATTGAATAA
- a CDS encoding type IX secretion system plug protein domain-containing protein: MLRPIPFILGLALMVFTTSVSFAKKTKMLYRDHIYQSNIKAVKLFPKTTDPVQMMIAPVVPLNGQQLILEFDDLAEDYQEYRAKLIHCNYDWKPSNLANMEYLDNYNEFNINDYEFSENTRVDFVKYQLQIPRVKMSGNYVVVVYKESDPEDLILTARFVVYRNIAGIDAKLSRSDLVMDRDIKQQINFQINYGSYTISNAFTDLKVVLRQNHRWDNAIFNLKPTNVRHDLGQVEYNFFNGENNFLGGNEYRFIDLRSVSYTGRNVAKIRRDDYMNYAWLNTDRSRQGEPYVGYKDQNGQFFLENVGLEQDLAGSDYMKTTFSLEAPNFDQGKIFVIGAFSNWELQPELRMKKDPQSGIYTCTTLLKQGFYNYQYVVLGGGHQWWDVEGSFFDTENDYDIIVYYRGPTDRADQVIGYRAFNTQQQ, translated from the coding sequence ATGTTACGCCCAATTCCCTTTATTTTAGGTCTTGCGCTGATGGTCTTTACAACTTCCGTCAGTTTCGCCAAAAAGACCAAGATGCTCTACCGAGATCACATTTATCAAAGCAATATTAAAGCGGTAAAGCTATTTCCCAAAACTACTGACCCCGTTCAGATGATGATCGCCCCTGTGGTGCCTCTTAACGGCCAACAGCTGATTTTAGAATTTGACGACCTTGCCGAAGATTATCAGGAATATCGCGCAAAGCTTATTCACTGTAATTACGATTGGAAGCCCTCGAATTTGGCCAATATGGAGTACCTCGATAATTATAATGAGTTCAACATTAATGATTATGAGTTCTCGGAAAATACGCGTGTGGATTTCGTGAAATATCAGCTTCAAATCCCGAGGGTGAAAATGTCAGGAAATTACGTTGTGGTGGTTTATAAAGAAAGTGACCCTGAGGATTTGATTCTGACGGCCCGATTTGTGGTTTACAGAAACATTGCAGGCATCGATGCCAAACTGAGCCGATCAGATTTAGTGATGGATCGCGACATTAAACAGCAGATCAATTTCCAGATAAATTATGGTTCTTACACGATAAGCAATGCATTCACGGACCTGAAAGTGGTATTAAGACAAAACCACCGATGGGACAATGCCATTTTCAACCTCAAGCCCACCAATGTTAGGCATGACCTCGGGCAGGTGGAATACAATTTCTTTAATGGTGAAAATAATTTTCTTGGTGGTAACGAATACCGATTTATCGACTTGAGATCTGTTTCTTACACTGGGCGTAATGTCGCCAAAATTCGTCGAGATGATTATATGAATTATGCCTGGTTAAATACCGACAGGAGTCGTCAGGGGGAGCCTTATGTGGGCTATAAAGACCAAAACGGCCAGTTCTTCTTGGAGAATGTCGGCTTGGAGCAAGACCTTGCAGGAAGTGACTATATGAAAACAACCTTCTCGCTGGAAGCACCCAATTTTGATCAGGGGAAGATCTTTGTCATCGGGGCATTTAGCAACTGGGAATTGCAACCCGAACTAAGAATGAAGAAAGATCCGCAATCGGGAATCTATACTTGTACAACTTTACTGAAACAGGGTTTTTACAACTATCAGTATGTTGTATTAGGCGGTGGTCATCAATGGTGGGATGTTGAAGGTAGCTTCTTTGACACGGAGAACGATTATGATATTATCGTTTACTATCGAGGGCCGACAGACCGTGCTGATCAGGTGATTGGATATCGGGCATTCAATACGCAACAACAATAA
- a CDS encoding iron-sulfur cluster assembly accessory protein, with translation MINITDKAIARLQELRKEENRSEHHHLRVLVKGGGCSGLMYDLDFDANIEANDEVFEDKGVKILVDKKSLLYLLGTTLDFSDGLNGKGFQFINPNATRTCGCGESFSI, from the coding sequence ATGATTAATATAACAGATAAGGCAATTGCTCGATTACAAGAGCTGCGCAAAGAAGAAAACCGCTCTGAGCACCACCACCTCAGAGTATTAGTTAAAGGTGGCGGATGTTCTGGGTTGATGTACGACCTGGATTTTGATGCCAACATTGAAGCCAACGATGAAGTGTTTGAAGACAAGGGAGTGAAAATTTTGGTCGACAAAAAAAGCCTCCTTTACCTTTTGGGTACTACGCTTGACTTTTCAGATGGACTGAATGGCAAGGGCTTCCAGTTCATTAACCCTAATGCGACAAGAACTTGTGGCTGCGGAGAAAGCTTCTCCATTTAA
- the cas6 gene encoding CRISPR-associated endoribonuclease Cas6 codes for MRIRIVFILKNKGANVPFHHQFLLAQLVKGIVIRGGNEKYRDFNHYNFSGLKGQTKISRNGLHFFSSRVTLVFSSTDQEFINYFLTELFKFPTVEVGNLMLIPEAVEREETPALTEETKFICISPLVLIVPGFNDSHGKRFISPETEDFSDMLYESTMGRLADYGQYSTEELAKFTKFQLVPDANYLRKIKETQKKFARIYPVYDQDVKYEVRGYTFPFTLYAAKEVQEFVFHSGLGAFTHKGLGMLDIANTDLTNRTVRYEW; via the coding sequence TTGAGAATTCGTATCGTATTTATTTTGAAGAATAAAGGGGCAAATGTTCCCTTTCATCATCAGTTCCTTTTAGCGCAATTAGTGAAAGGAATTGTTATTAGAGGAGGAAATGAGAAGTACCGTGATTTTAATCATTACAACTTTTCTGGGCTGAAAGGTCAGACAAAGATCAGTCGTAATGGATTGCACTTCTTTTCCAGCCGTGTTACACTGGTGTTTTCCAGCACGGACCAAGAGTTCATTAACTACTTCCTGACGGAGCTGTTCAAATTCCCAACCGTAGAGGTCGGTAACTTGATGTTGATTCCTGAAGCTGTAGAACGTGAAGAAACACCTGCTTTAACTGAGGAGACCAAATTCATTTGTATCTCTCCATTGGTGTTGATCGTTCCTGGTTTTAATGACTCCCATGGCAAACGTTTTATCAGTCCTGAAACGGAAGATTTTTCTGATATGCTCTATGAGTCCACAATGGGCCGTTTAGCAGATTATGGACAATATTCTACAGAGGAGTTGGCGAAGTTCACCAAATTTCAATTGGTGCCTGATGCAAACTACTTACGGAAGATTAAAGAAACGCAAAAGAAATTTGCGCGTATTTATCCCGTTTATGATCAGGATGTAAAATATGAAGTGCGCGGATATACTTTCCCATTCACACTTTATGCTGCCAAAGAGGTACAAGAGTTCGTATTCCACAGTGGATTGGGCGCTTTTACACACAAAGGGTTAGGGATGTTGGATATTGCCAATACCGACCTTACAAACCGTACTGTTCGTTACGAATGGTAA